A window of Octopus sinensis linkage group LG29, ASM634580v1, whole genome shotgun sequence contains these coding sequences:
- the LOC115226138 gene encoding ER membrane protein complex subunit 6 isoform X1, with the protein MATTTIALKTRKSRPGHSEADKPKPQPVPKDITVDKQDAVAYSEIAVRNNAAIMDYCRTSMSALGGATAGIMGLTSLHGFIFYFISAILLSVMLMVKAGSRWNKYFVSRRVLFFSGLFGGLFTYILFWTFLYGMVHVY; encoded by the exons ATGGCTACTACTACAATTGCTCTGAAGACCAGAAAATCGCGACCAG GCCACTCTGAGGCTGATAAACCCAAACCTCAACCGGTGCCAAAAGACATAACTGTTGACAAACAGG ATGCGGTGGCGTACAGCGAAATTGCAGTGAGAAACAATGCTGCCATCATGGATTACTGTCGTACCTCGATGTCGGCCCTTGGGGGAGCCACTGCCGGCATCATGGGCCTGACCAGTCTACACGgcttcattttctatttcattagtGCCATACTACTTTCG GTGATGTTAATGGTAAAAGCTGGTTCCAgatggaataaatattttgtcaGTCGGAGAGTTCTATTTTTCAGTGGCCTCTTTGGTGGTTTATTT ACATATATTTTATTCTGGAC
- the LOC115226138 gene encoding ER membrane protein complex subunit 6 isoform X2 produces the protein MATTTIALKTRKSRPDAVAYSEIAVRNNAAIMDYCRTSMSALGGATAGIMGLTSLHGFIFYFISAILLSVMLMVKAGSRWNKYFVSRRVLFFSGLFGGLFTYILFWTFLYGMVHVY, from the exons ATGGCTACTACTACAATTGCTCTGAAGACCAGAAAATCGCGACCAG ATGCGGTGGCGTACAGCGAAATTGCAGTGAGAAACAATGCTGCCATCATGGATTACTGTCGTACCTCGATGTCGGCCCTTGGGGGAGCCACTGCCGGCATCATGGGCCTGACCAGTCTACACGgcttcattttctatttcattagtGCCATACTACTTTCG GTGATGTTAATGGTAAAAGCTGGTTCCAgatggaataaatattttgtcaGTCGGAGAGTTCTATTTTTCAGTGGCCTCTTTGGTGGTTTATTT ACATATATTTTATTCTGGAC